A region of the Candidatus Aminicenantes bacterium genome:
GTATCTCCCGAGTGGATACGAGGGGCAGCATAAATCATCCGTCAACATTGACGGATTTGATTTATCTGTCCCGCTGGGACAGCATAAATCATCCGCCGACCTTGGTTATTCTCACTATGATTTCAACCAGCCATGTGAATAGTCACACTATAGTTTCAGCAAATTCTGGCAGTCGCTGAAACCATCTAGTGTGACTATACCAACACTATATGTTTTTGGCGGCACACCGAAATTGCCAAAAACATAGTGTTGGTACTGTCGAAATCATCAAGTGAGACAATCCCCGAAGATGGTGGATCTAATTTATCTATCACGTTGAGACAACATATTTATTGTTTAAACCAGATTCTTGAACAAATCACAGGAGCAAACCATGAGCGAAACTGTTCCAAATCAAAGATTGAATGTTGATGAAATTGATTTAACTGCAATTTTCGCCATTTTTTGGCGGCATTGGAAACTGATTTTCTTCGGTACCCTGGGGGTAACTTTGCTTGCGGTGGCATTAAGTTTTTTTATCCCCAAAACCTATCGCAGTGAGGGGTTTTATCAACTGGGAAACCCGACAGAAAAAAATATCGGCATTTCTGTTCCCTTGTTCAAGAAAAGCGCCCCGCAGTTTTCCAACCCCGACCGCTTTTATCAATATGCCAGTATGAATAAATCTTGCAGCAAAAATGATCTTGCCAAAATTAAAAAAGATTTCCAGACCATGGCTGCCATCAATAAATGGATCCTGCCAGTGTATGCCATTGCCAAAGGAGATTTAGCGTCGGCCAAGGATGAATCTAACTCGGTACTGGGATTATCCTTGAGTTATGAAGCCGATTCTCCACAAAAAGCTTATAACTGCGTCAGCTTCTTCGGTCAATATGTCCGCGATTGCCTGCTGTATGTGTCGTTGTACGAATACATCAAAGATGATTATAGCAAAGTTATTTCGGAACTGAGTAAGAATGAGAACAACATTATCATTGCTCAGTTTAATGTGCTGCAAAATACCAAAAAAATGCTGGATATCAAGGCCATTTTGACCAAGTATCCCGCATCAGCCATGATCGAAAACCGGCAACTGGTCTCAGTCCAGGAAGGAGGATCTCGTTTCCTGGCACCGGTCACGCAATTGGTCGGCATCGAATCAGCCCTGGCCGACCAGCGGCGAACTCTTGCCGAATTGGAACGAGAAAAGGAAAAATTGCTTATTCAAAGGGAATATTTTTCAAAGTGCAACGATGCATTGAATAAACTAGGAAGACGCGGAGAAATGATTTTTACGCAGATCAAAGCCATCAAATGCGAGGTGTTTAAAAAGAAGGATTTTGCCATAGGTACAGTAAAAGAGGTTTTCAACAATCTGAACATCGACCTGCAGACATTTGACCTTGCTTTTTTCACCAACTGCCGCTTCATTTCCGGCCCCACTCTCCCTGAGAGGCACATCGCACCGCGAAAAAGCATCATTGTTATTACTACCTGCTTTCTTTCTTTTTTCTTTTTCATTGTTTTGACGCTGGTTCTGCATTGGTGGCAGAGCAACAAAAAGAGAATCAAAGCATTTCGGCAAGAGTGAAAAAGGTTTAAGTGGTTAAGGTTCAAGAAAAAAGGTGTGAAGATGGCGTATCGTTCGTTTGAGGAGTTGGATGTTTGGAAGCGGGCTTGCAGGCTGGCGGTGCGCGCATATGAAATTTTGAAAGATTGCCGAGATTACGGATTGAAAGACCAGATGACGCGAGCGGCGGTCTCCATAGCTTCCAATATTGCTGAAGGGGCCGAAAGGAATAGCAAGGCCGAATATATTCGCTTTTTGCATTGCCAAGGGCTCAACCGGCGAATTACGCACGCAAGTCTATATCGCCCAACAAATCGGCATTTCCCCGGATACCCAAGCCATTGAACTCGTTACCGAACTAAAAGAAATATCATCCATGCTCCATGGCCTCATCAAATCCGTTTCCCTTAAAACTTAACCCTGATCAACGATCAACGACTTAACAACCAACGATAATGGCAAATAGCATTAATAAAAACACTTTGCTAATAACTGGCGGTGCCGGTTTCATCGGTTCCAACTTCATCCATTATTTATTCAATAATAGCGGATTTCATGGAAAGGTTGTCAATTATGACAATTTAACCTATGCCGGGAACGAAGATAATCTAAGCGAAATCAAAGAAAAATGGAATGAGGAAAGATACTTTTTCATAAAGGGAGATATCGGCGACAG
Encoded here:
- a CDS encoding Wzz/FepE/Etk N-terminal domain-containing protein, whose protein sequence is MSETVPNQRLNVDEIDLTAIFAIFWRHWKLIFFGTLGVTLLAVALSFFIPKTYRSEGFYQLGNPTEKNIGISVPLFKKSAPQFSNPDRFYQYASMNKSCSKNDLAKIKKDFQTMAAINKWILPVYAIAKGDLASAKDESNSVLGLSLSYEADSPQKAYNCVSFFGQYVRDCLLYVSLYEYIKDDYSKVISELSKNENNIIIAQFNVLQNTKKMLDIKAILTKYPASAMIENRQLVSVQEGGSRFLAPVTQLVGIESALADQRRTLAELEREKEKLLIQREYFSKCNDALNKLGRRGEMIFTQIKAIKCEVFKKKDFAIGTVKEVFNNLNIDLQTFDLAFFTNCRFISGPTLPERHIAPRKSIIVITTCFLSFFFFIVLTLVLHWWQSNKKRIKAFRQE